The Campylobacter ureolyticus ACS-301-V-Sch3b genomic sequence AAAACTCTATTCCACTGCTATTAAACTCTATATTTTTGCCTATTAAAATACCAATAATAGTTCCAAATATCCAATAAATTTGATTTAAAAAAGGAATTAAAAAGTAAATTTTATCTCTGTTTTTATCACTAATTTCAATAGTTTTTAAAACTGCAAAACTCTCATCTGTTAGAGCAAATAAAGTATAAAATTTATATTTTAAATTTACAATATCACTCATTAATGAAATTGTATAAAACATGTGGCGTAAATTTAAAAGAAATGTTGCTATAAAAACTTCAGCTAAATTTGTCCCAGCACTAAGCAAAGCAACTAACAAAAACTGCCCACTTCCAGCATAAACAAAAAAACTAAAAAGCACTAACACTCTAGCATCTATATCGCAGCTAACACCCAAAATCGAGTATGCCATACTTAAAGGAATATAACCAAACATAACAGGCAAAGTAAGCTTAAAAATATCTTTGTTTTTCAATTTTTCCACCAAATTTTTATAAATTTGTGATTTTAACATAATTTTCCTTAAAAATATATTTCATTTAAGTTATTTTTAATAAAATTTCGGTATAATTAATTCTTTTATTGCTACAAACTACAAAGGAGTTTCCCAAATGGCATCAAATACAAAAAAACCACTTACAGCAAAACAATCACTAGAAGAAGTTGAAGAGCTTTTTAAAGAAAATGAAAAAGGGTATGCAACTTATGAAAAACTTATTAAGCTTTTTGATAAAAGTCCAACCCAAGCAAATACTAAAAAAATAGAGTCTTTAGCTAAAAAATATAAAGTTACCCTAAAAACCTCAGCTGAAGTTGCGGAAATAAAAAATATCGAAGATGCCAAAAAAAAGGCATTAAAAGCTAAAAAATATATAGAAGAAAATTTAGATGAAGAATTTGATATAACAAATGAAACAGAACTTTTAGAATGGGGTAGAAGTGAAAATCCAGTAAGAATGTATTTAAGAGAAATGGGACAAATTTCACTTCTAACAAAAGAGGAAGAAATTGAAATAAGCAAGCAAATTGAGCTTGGTGAGGATATCATAATAGATGCTTTTTGCTCGGTTCCGTATTTAATAGACTTTATACTTGATTATAAAGTTCCTTTAATAAATCGCGAAAGAAGAGTAAAAGAGCTATTTAAAAACTTTGATGAAGATAATAGCGAAGAAGATGATGATATCGAAGATGAGGATTTTGAAGAAAATGAAGAGGATAAAAACTCAAATAGAGAAAAAAGAAACGATAAAAGAGCTGTAAGAGTCACAGAAAGTTTTAAAGCACTAGAAAAAGCCAAAAAAGACTGGCTTAAATATGCAGAAAAAAACGAAGATATTATAAGAGAAGGTGAAGATATGCTTTATGCAAAACTTAGCCTTACTTTTAAAAAGAAAATTTTAAAAGAAAAACTTATGGATCTAGGTCCTACAAGCAAACTTATAAATGAGATAGTTAAACAGATGGAAACTGCTTTAAAAAGCGATGATCATTTTGATAAGGAGCTTAAAAGACTTGAATATAGACTCCCTCTTTTTAGCCCAGAGCTTAAGGAAAATCATGCTAAAATTTTAAAAGATATCACAAAATTAAGCAAAGATGAAATAACTGAAAGAGTTCCTGAAGCAACTATGGTTTCTACTTATGT encodes the following:
- a CDS encoding AzlC family ABC transporter permease, with the protein product MLKSQIYKNLVEKLKNKDIFKLTLPVMFGYIPLSMAYSILGVSCDIDARVLVLFSFFVYAGSGQFLLVALLSAGTNLAEVFIATFLLNLRHMFYTISLMSDIVNLKYKFYTLFALTDESFAVLKTIEISDKNRDKIYFLIPFLNQIYWIFGTIIGILIGKNIEFNSSGIEFCLVSLFIVLAYETFKHSMNFNLLAISILVGILGLFLPKEYMLVASILVGFIIILSCREFFGENVGFNKFKNRFK
- the rpoD gene encoding RNA polymerase sigma factor RpoD — protein: MASNTKKPLTAKQSLEEVEELFKENEKGYATYEKLIKLFDKSPTQANTKKIESLAKKYKVTLKTSAEVAEIKNIEDAKKKALKAKKYIEENLDEEFDITNETELLEWGRSENPVRMYLREMGQISLLTKEEEIEISKQIELGEDIIIDAFCSVPYLIDFILDYKVPLINRERRVKELFKNFDEDNSEEDDDIEDEDFEENEEDKNSNREKRNDKRAVRVTESFKALEKAKKDWLKYAEKNEDIIREGEDMLYAKLSLTFKKKILKEKLMDLGPTSKLINEIVKQMETALKSDDHFDKELKRLEYRLPLFSPELKENHAKILKDITKLSKDEITERVPEATMVSTYVDIKKLFQTKEASKDSFDMDPKRLEVILEQIKRGKNISDKAKGKMARSNLRLVVSIAKRYTNRGLPFLDLIQEGNIGLMKAVDKFEYKKGYKFSTYATWWIRQAISRAIADQARTIRIPIHMIETINRINKINRKYIQEEGKEADINVIAEEIGMSIDKVKQVIKITKEPISLEAPIGNEDDGKFGDFVEDKSSPSPIDNVLNDDLKEQIDAVLEQLNERERTVIRMRFGLLDDESDRTLEEIGKALNITRERVRQIESSVIKKLKHPKIGRELKNYIEMNFSKN